The Diadema setosum chromosome 8, eeDiaSeto1, whole genome shotgun sequence genome includes the window TGTGCTGGTAACATATGCCATGGCATATCTGGGACTGAACCCTGCTGGGCAGAAGAAAAGGTGGACAGACCTAGTCGTAGAATCTCTAGAATCTCACACCTTATGCTTTTTTGAGTACACATAGAAGGATTGATGGTTCGGTATTCGATTTAGTATGAGTTTATACAATGTAGACAGTGCCTGGCCTGGAATGAGTTTTGTGCGAAAAGGGGATTAATTTATAAATTTGTTTTGTCAGCTTGTTTGTTGTTCATCAAAaaaggggaagggaggggaacTCTGCCTCTGGTTATTCTGTTCCTTGAAATTCATGAATCCTTGGGTCTATAAGTTGAAAGAGGCTATACTACTAGGGTGTCTGAAGCATTTTTGTAATGTCTGAAAAACGAAATGTAAACTATTTTATATGAAAGAGGATTACATCATTAAgacacatttcaaatttcatggcgaAACGATGTTTCTATCTCGAGAAATTTAACTTTCAAATCACAGCAATATTACCCCACTTTTCTCCGAGAACGCTCCAAAATGTGTCCAAATCATTACGCCGGAAAGTTGCATTCGCGTGTGGATCTCGAGCAATCGGATAATGAGCGTACAGCGGTTAGAAAATACGCGTAACAAGCGCTGAAGCCACTCCCCCACAATGTCGTCACACTGCATGtggtgtttgtgtatgtatgtgtgtgtgtgtgtgtgtgtacacatttATGCTCGCTACCCTTACCGTGCCACACAGCGCAGTTGTTTACACTACAGACAAGACCCACACAACCCCCCGATCATCCGATAAAGCTAGCGCGAAAGCATGCATTTGTCTTGTCGGCGTGCGAGAATTATGCGCCAGCCAGCCGCGCGCAGTGCTATACCTCGGGCAGCTAGCCTCGCAATCGCGCACTGTGACCATGCATGTGATGCCAGCGCTGCACAGGAAGCTTGTCGTCCAGCAGCTTCTTGCGTGAAAATGATGCCAAATTACCACCATCCATAAAAGCATTAAAGAGCCTACAGGCTATagtaatcttttgaaaaaaaaaaaatcgatttgaAGTTCAGTAACAAATATCGGTATTCGTAATAGGTCTACTCGATCGTACTCACAGTTTCCCGTTCAATCGTGTCTTCCACGCGTAGGCCTGGGAAGGAATTGACCGCTCATTTACGATCGAGCTGTGGCTCTACGCCTACGTATGCATACAACTATAATATTTGTTTGCGATAACTGCCACATCGGCTGTCTGAGAAAAGCGAGAGTCAATGTTGTCaatagtgttttgtttgtgactGTGGTTGTATGTATTGAGTCTACACGAAGGCACGTGGCATTTAGTATTGTCCATTTAAACTGTGGAATCAGTGTGTATCAAACATCGTGCGTTGCACAATCATGCTGTTGACCGGGGTAGTGCTGCAGCAACACAAGCTAGCTAAGTCGACAGCGCGTGCCCGGCTATGCCATGCATGCCTAGCCTGCGTAGCTGGCATGTTCCTGCTGCTGCGCTGCCTGGTCTGGCTGTGCAGCGATAGCGAGGAGTAGCACTGCAACAGACGCGGTCGTATGTATACGtatggtacacacacacacacacacacacacacacacactcacacaggcGGTCCTACATACACACATCATGCACACGCAATCCACCTTCGCGCCGCGAACGCCATGTGGCTGCGTTGCGTGTTGAATTTTAATATGCATGACCCCAAATACGCGAAAGTTACCATGGATCCTTGCATACAAAGCCACGCCTTGAACGTTCACTGCAGCCGAAAAATTATTGCAAGGGGTGCTTTCAAGGCAAAATCCACAGTCGAAGACGTGGAGCTAGCGAAAAACTAACCACACCATCGGATTCAGCATATCCTAAACTACTCACATGCTACACGCTGGTGCAAGTACCGAAGTAGATGCTGAGATATGGGGATAAACGTGTTTCTAACGACATTTACACCTATTTATTGGCGGATTCATGTACCAGCGCTCTAATACATGATGGAGACAAACTCCCTCTTTCATATGATGCCAAATTTGTTAGGATTTGAGGTCGGCATCGACTGTGGAAAACTCAATAAAGGCGAAATCTGGCTCAAAATCGCTTGCCAAAATCGGCGCACCTCGCGTTTGCACGGCGTCCTATGGGAGTTGCGTGTTGTGAGATAGGGCGCACAATGGTCCGAAGGTAGGAAGGGCACGATCCGACACCCTAATACTACTTATCCCTGTTTGCAGCATAAAAATACAGGTTTTGTGACCTTTAAAAATCTTCCACAAATTCCAGCCTCTCTGGAAAAGTCATAAGTAAAATTTTACTAAATTGTACGGTTACCAAAATTGTGTGACTTCTTCAACAAACGCAACTCACTCAACATGCAAGACACCCATAAAGCTCATCGATGCTTCACATGATCAAGAGTGACTGGTCAATGTGTGGTTAGCACGTCCCTCTTTGCAGCAGAGTATGCCGGTTAGCGGCAGTGTGTCTGATTTTGTAGCATGGGGTATTCTGGTTTGTGGCACCATGCGATAAGGTAGTACGCGCGATCACAATAGGGCTAGGTTGTAATAGCACCAGCAGACTGCACGCGTTCGGTGAATGCAGGTCTGATAGGCCATCTGAAGCAAATCAGAACATGCGCCCTCTACCCATGCCCTGTTTGTGGCCTCCCCTAAAAACCTTGTTTACttattcatttgaatattcgtGGCGATCGGGAGTAGAACTTATGAGGCGATTCTCTAATACTCTTGTACATCAACTAAAATTCTAAAAAAcacctaacaaacaaacaaacttatgaGGTGATTCTTTAATACTCTTGTACATCAACTAAAATTCCAAAACAATTTATTCATTCTGAGTTGATCTAGTTACTTTACTGATTAGTACTTTGTGAACTTTAATACTGGCTTTAGAGGCTTCCTTGGGGATTTCCAGTTGTTTTTCAGCTAAAGAGAATCATATGTGTTTTGTCCCACATACCTGTAGAACAAAAGCAGGAGTTACTTTCACTTGTTATTAGAAGTGGGAGTACTCTTGCACCTGATTGGGTAGTTTCATCTATGAATGAAACTGCCCTTGCCGCAAATAATCTGTAAGCACCCTGCCACAAACCTAGATAAGTGTTGTGCATTTAGAAAGGCAGTTTGGTTGGTTAGACTTTTTTCTTGAGGTTGAATGATATGATTTGCTCATGGTATCAATCCTTAACAGTGTCTATCTTCACTGCTAGTTCTGAGCATCATCAAAGAGTCTCAACAGCAGCATGGTATGCGCCACGGTGATTACCAGCGATATAGGTGAGtccaaaataccaaagacaCATTTCAAACAATGATACACAGTGTAGTaacagtagtaatagtaatagtagtagtagtacaatgtagtaatgataataataatggtaataaaaaCACCACTGTCATCACAATAGCAGTGATAAATACCAAATGATAACATGTCATGCTGTATATTGCAAGGGGTTGAGAGTGgtatgatacagtgtactcTGTATGGGGCGGCACCATTGTACGtcattctatgcatgtgaccCACTCATGATGTACTGAAGTTATTTTGAATGGATAGAGTGCTTTCATAAGTATTAAGTGAGAAATGAGACAGACATTATGATGACAGAAGATACCAACTATCCTTTTGTACACTGAgttaccaagaaaaaaaaagtgatgtgaatattgataataaaaataatgataataatagtgataataaaaggTATTGATAATCAATTTTTATCTGTGACTCTGGTTGGCTTTGGTTGAGCATGTTAGCAGACCTAGTCAAGGAATCTGCTTAGTGATGAGCAAGAGATTCTTGAGTCAGAATGTTACCCCTTTCAAGTCAAACAGTAAAGGAAGTACCCGTACCCACTGCACACGAATTCCATATTGCCTGTTCTTGTCTCGCGTGTACTTACACTAAGACAAAACTGTGTTGCAACTgatcgacaaattgccctacatcgacgtaatattttttttatttgtattttttttttatctgcgtcgatgtagggcaatttgtcaatcaattgcaatgaaaacatcttgggagaatttcatgaatttgaacaataCTGTGTTTTGATCTGCGAGTGGCAGAAGAATGGACTGTTTTTGCAATCACACACATTGTAACAGGAAAGTTGCATTTGACTTTTGGGGGTAATTTTTGTTGATCTCTCCTTCACAGGAGTTATTGTTCGAGGCGGCTGAGGAGGATACGCAAATCTCTCAAATTCAGTTATGGAAATAGAAACAAGTATGTCAAGAGGCAGATCAAAGAAGATGTGATCACAGATGTCAGGTGAGTCTGTTGCTGTCAAAACACTATTTACAACCTTGTGTTTTATTTATGTCATATATTAATGTACTATTTGATGTGGCGTATTTACTGCTTTGTTCAAAAGAGCAGTAAGTGAACAGTTATTTTCCGACGCAATTTTTTCATACACATGAACAGTGTCAGGAAATTCTATTTCTCTGTGGATTGTCTGTATTAAAAGGTAGATAACACATTTCTACTTACTGTAGCTATGAGTAAACAGCAGCTTTGATTTTCACATGAGTATATTGAATAACATAGTAAGTTTTAGATATAATATACCTTTGAAAATAAATGTCCCAATATTTTTTACAATTGCTTCTCATTCTAGGTTTCTGTATCTACCCCTTGTGTGTGCTGAGAGAGCATGGAGTTATGCGATGCAGCTCAAAACAGAGGGAAACACCGAGCCACGGAAGCGCTTCCATGTCATTTCCCGGCTGCGCAAGGCAGTCAAGTATGCCACAGAGCTGGAGACGTTAGTACAGAGTGACAAGTGCGATGCACGGTCGAAGCTGGAAGCTCAGGTAGGGCGATCTGTTGGTGTTTGTCACTTCATCGTTCAGAATATTGCTCTCATATTACTTGAAACTGATTTTCACTTGAAATACTGTTCTTCTTGCCTTCAGTATTTTCCTTAGTCTTTACCTGCTtaatattataattttttttttttttttttttttactatcacTCTCAATATTTTCATTCTACAGTTTTCTCATGCAGAATTTCTAGTGCAGGTTGAAAGTTTTGTGTCTGTAATATCCTATGCCTTTTCCTGTAAATGACAAAGACAAACACAGGACTGATTTGCATTGCTTCAGTGTTCAGAAACAGAATAGTAGTTGCTTTACATGATTTTGCTTCCTTGTGTATACAAtgtttataactttttttcccccaggcTTACTGTGCATGGATGAAAGGCATGGTGTTCTTTGAGCTGGAGCAGTGGGAAGACTGCATAAAAACTCTCAGTGCTGCAAAGTGAGTACAAatttgttcatgtattcttGGAAGGTTTCCATGGCGAGAGGCATAGTTCTTCTTGGAATGAAAAGTGGGCCTGAAAAGGACCAACGCAGTCAACTCAttggtccttttcaggaccaccTCTTACTCCAAGAAAGAATTCTGTGCATGGTGTACTGGAAATTACCTAGAAATTTGTTCTTGTCACAAGATAAACAGGTGTATCTGTGTTTTCTatgatgtgtgtgttttctttcttgttctGTGATCACGTTTTAAGCAAAGATACCATGAACATCAAACAGATGAATGATTGTAGATGctgagtatgtgtgtgaaacTGGAGGGAAACTTTCGAAATCATGCATCATGCTGGAGTGATgtaaaaggaaaccaaaatatgcaatgaaaaagaggagaaagatCCTCATACACTTAAACACCCCACTCCtaccccctcaaaaaaacaaaacagaacaacacagaacaaaagaaaacacaaaacaaaacagcaacaaaaaggtACCAAACACAAGTGCAgggtagcaatgtaattccagtgaaacattcattcattattatatAGTATATCATTTCATGAGTGTGACTGTGATCTCTGTTTGACTGTTGCAGAACTATCTATGAGAAGTTGGCAAGTGCCCTCAACGAGGAGCAGAGGGCTGTGTACATGCAGCGTGTGGAGGAGATCTCCCCGAGTATACGATACTGTGCCTACAACATCGGCGACGAGAGCGCCATCAATGACCTCGTGCAGATGAGGCTCAAGTCGGGAGGCCAGATGTCAACCAACATAGATGTGAGTTTGCTCCATTCCAAGAGACAGAACTGAGATAAAGTGACACATGGTTACCCCACTGTCTTCTCATGCGAATCGAGTACAGCTGTATGTCACCACAGTAAAAGGTGACAGAGTGAATAGAAAAATGATTAATGTACTTTTATGTCAAATTGACAGGTACGAGATAAAGGCTTTCTACTGAAGGTTTTGTGCATTTGGTACTCTGTAATGTGTGATCCAAGAATTGTCAATGAATATGTTGCTTACTAAATCCACCTAAGAATTTGTGCAGGGCAATATTTGCTCTAATTAAAACCAGACCTCCACAATCCAATCACTGACACTTATCAATTGGCCGCATTTTAGAGTCTTCTTGCCCAGACGAGAGAGAAGCAAGCGGCCACCCTGAGCGAGGTCACCTGGCGAGGGCGCACTGTGCCGGTCCGTAACGAGCAGGTGCGAGCCTTCCTGCTGACGTGCCAGGAGAACGAGCAACAGCTGACGACAGCTGTGATGGACCACGAGGGCAAGGTGTCCGTCTACGAGAGCCTCCTCTTGCAGTGCAAGGACGCCCTGCAGATCATCCGGGAGGAACTTAGGGCGGATCCGGTGGGTGGAAAAATGGGGTTGCCTCCTTTTGGGAGCTCTGAAGCACAACCTCAAACACAAAGCTTGTTGGAAAAATCAAGATGATCTGCTATCAATAATTTTGGGTTGTTGGGtctttttaaaagtttttttaatttgtagGTTGCATGAAATCAATAGTCTATGGGTTAAATCTGGGGGTAGATTTAAATTCTAATTCAACTTGCAATCCACTTGTGCAGAGTGACTATGTTGTGTGTGGATGATTTGCGCTGTGGCTATTTGATTTTTGTGATGGATATATAGGAAAAACTCTTTAATAAAAAACAACTAAACATCAGAATGTTTGTGCCTTATGAATCTGATTAGTCCTCTCCGCTGAACTGCAAATTTGTCACTTTTCAGAAAGAACACTTGATttcaaaatgcaaatatttcatgagaatCTTTCCTCCATTTGTTTAAGCATTGACTTGGACTTTATATCAGCTAACAGGAAAGATTTGAgctcttcaaaacaacataattgATTGATATGCCCTCATTTCCCATGTGGTGTCTCTATAGACGGCAAAGCCAAAGGGCCAGCGCCAGGACGGACCTGTGTCCGGTGTTCAGTACCTACACACATACCTCACTTACATTCGTCTGACCAAGACGATAGAACGCAACATCCTCCTGGCGGAATCGCTCAAGGCCAACCTCCAGCCCCGCGACGAGACAGAGCAGGAGAACTCGGGCCAGAAGCGCACCAAGCCCCAAGACCTCATCCGACTCTACGACATCATCCTACAGGTGAGACGTGCTGTTTCAGGAGCAAATGTATTCTCATTTTATTGTCACAGAAAGTTATCACATGGACTTAAACTggaaattgaattgtattgaacaATGATATATGATGCTAAGTACTATATACCATGCACTTTCAAATCATGTTCTCATTtgattctttctcttttctttccacTTTCAGAATCTTTTAGAAATTCCACAGCTACCAGGGTTAGAGAGTGACTTAGACTTACAGCAAGAAGTGTCTGCCAAGACGCTAAAATACAAGGCCAATAGGTAACTGTTTTTCTCACTagattttctgtttttgtagAGATTAGAGGAGAAATGCATTGTGTCAACAAAATGAGTATGTCTGTACACTATTTTctgaaacaaatacaatatgaagACTGCATGCTATGATGAGTAGCAGTGCttcaattacagaagaaaaaaaaaatcagaaactaTAAGACATGATACTTCATCTTTACATCTCTTAAAGGAGGAGTCCGGacgattttgaataaatttcaccATAATCTACATAAATCAGGGACCACAATGActaagtttcattgaaaaataccCTCCCAACTCGTCACAATCTATTTTTTAGCATCACTAATTTTGAATCGTAACTGTTCAATTTCTGTACGCCGGCGAGAAAGATCACGTGACTGCGTGACGTATTAGCCCCACATTGCTTTTCGTTTGGAGCGTCAGCTGGCTCGGGGAGCCCTGCTTGAGCAACGGCGATACGGGCCGAGCAAGCGGTAGCGTTCCGCGTGGTTCCGGCCACGCAGCGGATGCACGCGACATGATCCTATTGCCTCACTTCGAAAATGCCGATGTATGAAGCATTTGGGTGTTCTAATAAACCGGGCGATGGCCAGAAGAAGAGTTTTTTGCCATTCTGAACCCAGAAAATGAGCGGGAAAGGTGTGCAAGATGGCTCTCCAATATATTAATTGACAAGTTTGtcgtcaaaacttacaaatactACTCGATGCAGTATTCCCCATCGCGATCGGCGGcgtaactgcaaccagcagccccatacgcatagcgtaatggggctgcgcactgtagcattcaggatcatgataaggtagtatcgcggataaatatcaacttaaaatcgaaaaatttctttaatttgaagacttaccagtaaagttaaagtattgacaacgggcttcgggcaacgttcgGATCTGCcgatagtccctttctgttcgaattaatGACTtcatgtgactcggtcgagaggaacctgggagagctacactgagtTGACGGCCAGCGCACGCATAACCGGAGATGTGTGCGCAGAGAtgtctctttgtgtgtgcgcCTGTGCTGGCCGTCAAtaattcagtgtatgtagctctccaaggttcctctcgaccgagtcacattaagtcgtcaatttgaacagaaaaggactattggcagaaccaaacgttgcccaaagcctgttgtcaatactttaactttactgttaagtcttcaaattgaagaaatatttcgattttaagttgatattcaTCCGCGATGCTACCtgatcatgatcctgaatgctacagtacgcagtcccattacgctatgtgtatggggctgctggtcgcagttaccggCGGCGGCAGTACTAATAAGCTGGCGCTGGCGTTTCTTCCGCGGTTCAAGTTTATACTGTTGTAATTTACCACCGTCAGATATACTCAACAGTCTCGGACAACAAGAGAGgcaataattctgaaattgacAGACTGATTTGAGATTTTTTACACTCAGAAGTCGAAAAAAAACGATCGCGGATTGTGATAGCATCTGGCAGCAGCAGACGGTACGTAAATGTATGCCTGATCTCTCTGATGACAACAATAGCCATTGAATTGTAAGTGATTGGATGGACACTAATAAGTATGGCAGTATTacaatacatataatatttcaataaagtgaaaatgttataacattgtaactattttacattaatctttgacggattttatatagatatataccgaagatcatttgaataaagaaatacagcATTTGGCAACAGCACTCCTAAAACAGTGTACGGACTCCTGCGGTAGCGCCAAGTAGGCAGACCTCGGCAGGCATGCAGATACCGCGCCGCAgtcagcagtgcaatgggagaTCGATGCGTAGCTGGGCTGCGCTCGCAGTGCTCCGCTGAGGAAAGTGATTCTGAAACGTCACGCGCAATGCATACTGGGACAGATAGTACGAAGGGCTGCTCGCGACGGATTCGAACATGAAGAATTAccttattttttaaaaaaaatcatagtaaatgTATCTGATGGTCTTTTCTCGTCGGGAAAAGGGTAataggttcatgaaatattgttctttacacGGGAAACGGCTGATAATCGtccggacttcccctttaactaTCATGGGTAATTCTTGAGGTTTCCAAATCTATTGTTTTTGGTTTCAGGTTACTTGTAATGGCATCCCTTGTCCTCTCAAATCTGATAAGGAATTTTATGTAAGCCACATCCAAGTAATGTATGCCACAAcaactatcttttttttttttttttggtgggtcCCCACCTGCAGACCCTTAAATGGCTACAGCTTATTAccataaaatcagaaattttcacatgcatttcaattttgcgaattttgtgagagcctagattcgcgaaattgaaatgcacgcaaaaattcttgtctacactatatgcattgaatgccagcggCAATTTGTGGAAATTTTaatgctgcaaatatttctggttttagaCTGTATCAGTTGACCATATTCACTCAAATTTTTAAAGGTCAACTgcctttatttcattattatcaaaagAAGCTCACTTCTTCACATAGAATAATGCCTGTAATATCATGCCAATCATTTGCTCATGTATCGTTCCCATCTGCCAAtagttttcattcatttattatttctttctcttctgaCAGGTGTTTCTTCCTAGCACAGTCTTACAGTCAGGCCAAGAAGTGGACGGAGGCGGCTGCATTGTTTGAGAGGGCCATCTCACATGCCAAGTCTTCCATTAAGGAGTGGAAGGCCATCAAAACGAGACCTGTCAAGGTGGGAAAGGAGctcttctctctcttcccctcacattttttttcatgcctttGTCCTAGTTATGAGGGAACATGTGgcattcaatatttttgtgttcaTTAGGGAACGAAGTAGTGTTCCATAGGCACTTTGGGAGTGGGATTGTGATGGGGCTGGCGTTGAAGGAAGTGGACCTGTAGCAGCCCTTCAGTGTTCAGGAGGCATCATGTTTTGGGGTCGTCTATTTGTTTTtccatccatctgtctgtcAGTCCATTCATCAATCCTGTCATTCCCACCCagatcttgtttgttttgttctgtactttgtattttgttggGGTCATGGATATAACCAAAGAAGTGCAAAAAGTAACTTTGTAGTCACTATTTAGTATGCAAATGCTAATGATTTGCAAGGCGCAAGACAAAGCAAAAATAATCTGCCAGCAATCCTCAGGCATGTACTGTGTCCGTAGTTAACCAGAAGAAAGGTAGAATGGGTTACAGGAAGAAGCCAAGTTTGCTGTGGAAAGACATGGAGTTGTTTATGTTCATGTTTAGATGAACAAGTGTGCGTGGTACAAGTTTCGAATGACGGTACAAGTTTTGAATGATGGAAGAAGTGACCTTTATCCTGAAAACCTCCAAACACAGTGCAAGACAACCTGTATCGTAAAGGGCTCGATCCATtctaaaaaagagagagagaagtagatgaaaacataaaaaaatatttgaattaaaaaaaggggAGATTGGGATGACTATAATTGTCATTATGATTGTCAATGTAATATTGATGTTTGCAGTaattactatttttttctttatttttattttatttttatttttgtacaaaAGAGCAACAAGAAACAACCTTAGCGCCCTTTGTGGATGTAACATGTACAAAGTATATGGTGTCTGTCATGTAATTTTAACTGTCACTCTTGTGTTTACTCCCATCATGTTTTAGAATGAGATGACAGAGTTAGATGAACTAATACGACAGGTGAACGGTGTCAAGTACTCTGCCCAAGCTGCATCCATTCTAGGTAAGAAAATATGCTGgtctatattaaaaaaaagtatccatatatacatatatacattcaaCTTTGCTGGAGTCAAATCCAAAGGGACCGGGAGAAAATCCTTCAAGTTGCCTGCATTTTGACTCTTACAATGGAGTTAACACGTGTTTATATCAATCTGGGGTaaaattttttctttgtctagtCAATTTTGTGACTTGAGCAAGGCCACcgtaggcaaggttgactgtagatGTTTTACCTGTGAGGACCTATAATTCCTTACATGTGCACATGCTCCATGCAtttcaatacaatgtactgcGAGTCCAGCTTGTATGCAACAGTTGTTGCTATGTCGGGCAAGTGTCAGGCAAGCTTTCTGACTGTCTGGAACAACCTTTCACTTGATGAAGGTGTCTGTAAGATATTATATGTCTTGTGTACTCATATCGTTCTATACCACAATGTGTACTCGTATCGTTCTATACCACAATGATCAACCTTTTGcgtttcatatgacatattttgttaGTAAAGTAGTCCATGGCCCTGCAACCTATTAGTTACAATCTGTCCAAATTGCCACTCTCAACTTTACTTTTACCCTTTTTATCATGCTGTATGCTGTTGGCTTGGTTTGCCATGCAAATAAATCATGTATTGGACAGATGTAATGCGCAACAAAAA containing:
- the LOC140232301 gene encoding signal recognition particle subunit SRP68-like; protein product: MAGDEESMTDVADESQGPSQKETFTLEILSIIKESQQQHGMRHGDYQRYRSYCSRRLRRIRKSLKFSYGNRNKYVKRQIKEDVITDVRFLYLPLVCAERAWSYAMQLKTEGNTEPRKRFHVISRLRKAVKYATELETLVQSDKCDARSKLEAQAYCAWMKGMVFFELEQWEDCIKTLSAAKTIYEKLASALNEEQRAVYMQRVEEISPSIRYCAYNIGDESAINDLVQMRLKSGGQMSTNIDSLLAQTREKQAATLSEVTWRGRTVPVRNEQVRAFLLTCQENEQQLTTAVMDHEGKVSVYESLLLQCKDALQIIREELRADPTAKPKGQRQDGPVSGVQYLHTYLTYIRLTKTIERNILLAESLKANLQPRDETEQENSGQKRTKPQDLIRLYDIILQNLLEIPQLPGLESDLDLQQEVSAKTLKYKANRCFFLAQSYSQAKKWTEAAALFERAISHAKSSIKEWKAIKTRPVKNEMTELDELIRQVNGVKYSAQAASILDSEEVTDSLAKLSVTPTANSAPVSQRLGQYLPAAEVNPAKPNLVPFPPDFKPVPCKPLFFDIALNHVEFPSLEEKLETKKAAPGAGIGGFLRGWWGGGKK